The Macaca nemestrina isolate mMacNem1 chromosome 12, mMacNem.hap1, whole genome shotgun sequence genome contains a region encoding:
- the LOC105476427 gene encoding sodium/potassium-transporting ATPase subunit gamma isoform X3 has protein sequence MDRWYLGGSPKGDVDPFYYDYETVRNGGLIFAGLAFIVGLLILLSRRFRCGANKKRRQITEDEL, from the exons GCGGCAGCCCCAAAGGGGATGTGGACCCATTCTACTATG ACTATGAGACTGTCCGCAATGGGGGCCTGATCTTCGCCGGGCTGGCCTTCATCGTGGGACTCCTCATCCTCCTCA gCAGAAGATTCCGCTGTGGGGCCAATAAGAAGCGCAG GCAAATCACTGAAGATGAGCTGTAA
- the LOC105476427 gene encoding sodium/potassium-transporting ATPase subunit gamma isoform X1, with product MTGLSMDGGGSPKGDVDPFYYGKPGPLFTLPEPSGPLPPSSGLSQSQVHALCPLSPPVTTGCCGRAAGRDGCWERPPIPLFLPSLSRDYETVRNGGLIFAGLAFIVGLLILLSKWGGLQGRGAGRGTSILKAAEQAGFPESPRKG from the exons ATGACTGGGTTGTCGATGGACGGTG GCGGCAGCCCCAAAGGGGATGTGGACCCATTCTACTATGGTAAGCCTGGGCCCCTGTTCACCCTTCCTGAGCCCTCAGGACCCCTCCCACCAAGCAGCGGCCTCTCCCAGTCCCAGGTCCATGCTCTGTGCCCCTTATCTCCCCCCGTGACCACGGGCTGCTGCGGGCGGGCTGCGGGGAGAGATGGCTGCTGGGAGAGACCACCCATCCCACTCTTCTTGCCCTCTCTTTCCCGAGACTATGAGACTGTCCGCAATGGGGGCCTGATCTTCGCCGGGCTGGCCTTCATCGTGGGACTCCTCATCCTCCTCAGTAAGTGGGGTGGCCTCCAGGGAAGGGGTGCCGGCCGGGGCACGTCTATTCTCAAAGCCGCTGAGCAGGCTGGCTTTCCGGAGTCCCCAAGGAAGGGGTGA
- the LOC105476427 gene encoding sodium/potassium-transporting ATPase subunit gamma isoform X2, which yields MTGLSMDGGGSPKGDVDPFYYDYETVRNGGLIFAGLAFIVGLLILLSRRFRCGANKKRRQITEDEL from the exons ATGACTGGGTTGTCGATGGACGGTG GCGGCAGCCCCAAAGGGGATGTGGACCCATTCTACTATG ACTATGAGACTGTCCGCAATGGGGGCCTGATCTTCGCCGGGCTGGCCTTCATCGTGGGACTCCTCATCCTCCTCA gCAGAAGATTCCGCTGTGGGGCCAATAAGAAGCGCAG GCAAATCACTGAAGATGAGCTGTAA